One Astyanax mexicanus isolate ESR-SI-001 chromosome 3, AstMex3_surface, whole genome shotgun sequence genomic region harbors:
- the mfsd2ab gene encoding sodium-dependent lysophosphatidylcholine symporter 1-B has translation MARGEGGEQSSNASLLNKSKSDEVKAVEKRERGGRLSVCSKLCYAIGGAPYQITGCALGFFLQIYLLDVAQVDPFYASIILFVGRAWDAITDPTVGFLVSRSPWTRFGKMMPWIALSTPLAVVCYFLIWYVPPVETGKIIWYLVFYCLFQSLQTCFHVPYSALTMFISSEQKERDSATAYRMTVEVLGTVIGTGIQGQIVGMASAPCIPVGGDFNSTGQEFGPEVNISQPHISLEHTRQAYMIASGVICAMYVLCAIILFFGVKERKDTCRVRTEPMSFFQGIRMVMGHGPYAKLVMGFLFTSLAFMLLEGNFALFCCYTLGFRDDFQNILLVIMLSATLTIPFWQWFLTRFGKKTAVYVGTTSAIPFLIVCVLVKSNLIVTYVISFAAGVSIAAAFLLPWSMLPDVVDDFKVQNPDSQGHEAIFYSFYVFFTKFASGVSLGISTLSLDFAGYITRGCTQPVEVDITLKVLVSAAPIILIIVGLIIFITYPINEERRQGNRKLLNEQRENELDSEADSTETDASVV, from the exons ATGGCgagaggagagggaggagagCAGTCTTCCAACGCCAGCCTTTTGAACAAAAGCAAGTCGGATGAAGTCAAAGCAGTGGAGAAG CGTGAGAGGGGCGGTCGCCTGTCTGTGTGCAGTAAGCTGTGTTATGCCATCGGCGGAGCACCCTATCAGATCACAGGTTGCGCCCTCGGCTTCTTCCTCCAGATCTATCTTCTAGATGTTGCTCAG GTGGATCCATTCTATGCCTCCATCATTCTGTTTGTGGGTCGAGCATGGGACGCCATCACGGACCCCACTGTGGGCTTCTTGGTCAGCAGGAGCCCCTGGACCAGATTTGGAAAAATGATGCCATG GATTGCTCTGTCCACTCCACTAGCAGTAGTGTGTTATTTCCTCATCTGGTATGTGCCTCCTGTAGAAACGGGCAAAATCATCTGGTACCTCGTCTTCTACTGTCTCTTCCAGTCTCTGCAAACA TGCTTCCACGTGCCGTACTCCGCCCTCACCATGTTCATCAGTTCCGAACAAAAAGAGCGGGATTCAGCCACTGCTTACC GCATGACTGTAGAGGTTTTGGGAACAGTTATTGGCACTGGAATCCAAGGTCAGATCGTGGGGATGGCCAGTGCTCCTTGCATACCAGTTGGAGGTGACTTCAACTCTACTGGGCAGGAGTTCGGACCTGAAGTCAATATCAGCCAGCCACACATTTCTCTGGAGCATACA AGACAAGCATATATGATTGCATCAGGTGTTATCTGTGCCATGTACGTCCTCTGTGCCATCATCCTCTTCTTTGGTGTGAAGGAACGCAAAG ACACCTGCAGGGTCCGAACTGAGCCTATGTCCTTCTTCCAAGGCATTCGCATGGTTATGGGCCATGGTCCCTATGCAAAACTGGTCATGGGGTTCCTCTTTACTTCTCTGGCTTTCATG CTCCTTGAAGGCAACTTTGCACTGTTCTGTTGCTACACCCTGGGCTTCAGAGATGACTTTCAGAACATCTTACTGGTCATTATG CTCTCTGCCACCCTCACCATTCCATTCTGGCAGTGGTTCCTCACTCGATTTGGCAAGAAAACTGCAGTATATGTTGGGACTACA TCTGCAATTCCTTTCCTGATCGTTTGTGTTCTGGTGAAGAGTAATCTCATTGTGACGTACGTCATCTCCTTCGCTGCTGGAGTCAGCATTGCAGCAGCCTTCCTCCTGCCCTG GTCCATGCTTCCTGATGTGGTCGATGATTTCAAAGTGCAGAATCCTGACTCTCAAGGACATGAAGCCATCTTCTACTCCTTCTACGTTTTCTTCACCAAGTTTGCCTCTGGAGTCTCCCTGGGAATCTCAACCCTCAGCCTTGA TTTTGCCGGTTACATCACGAGGGGCTGCACACAACCTGTCGAGGTGGATATTACGCTGAAGGTTCTCGTCTCAGCTGCTCCCATTATTCTCATCATTGTAGGGCTCATCATATTCATCACTTACCCCATCAACGAGGAGAGACGTCAGGGCAACCGCAAACTGCTTAATGAGCAACG ggAAAATGAGCTTGACTCAGAAGCAGACTCAACAGAGACAGATGCAAGTGTGGTATAA